A region of Tigriopus californicus strain San Diego chromosome 7, Tcal_SD_v2.1, whole genome shotgun sequence DNA encodes the following proteins:
- the LOC131883941 gene encoding uncharacterized protein LOC131883941: protein MKGTCMTSTECVSNGGAADGNCASGFGVCCSFVVRGCGGTVAHNCTYVQNTEFPATRAGGETCKFGFNRICDTGTMLHGDCATSGDFLTVASPRGKIPACDVWNIDRPTHVS, encoded by the exons ATGAAAGGCACTTGCATGACTTCCACAGAATGCGTCTCGAATGGTGGTGCCGCTGATGGGAATTGTGCCTCTGGTTTCGGAGTATGTTGTTCCTTTGTGGTGAGAGGTTGTGGAGGAACCGTCGCCCAC AACTGCACCTATGTTCAG AACACAgagtttccagccactcgcgCGGGAGGAGAGACCTGCAAATTTGGATTCAATAGGATATGCGATA CCGGGACAATGCTGCACGGGGATTGTGCAACCAGTGGGGATTTCCTCACCGTTGCTAGTCCCCGCGGGAAAATCCCCGCCTGTGACGTGTGGAACATTGACAGGCCAACACA TGTATCTTGA